A window from Egibacteraceae bacterium encodes these proteins:
- a CDS encoding VanW family protein has product MRTLIPAPPRGGPIARVRRAATLGLLALAALAAVAALSLGGMRLARAGALPGTQVADLEVGGLAEGELAAAVRRYAERREQAPVTVASSDTRVSGVAADLGYRLDVDATVQAVLRRGRQANPLAALADQLRAFGGTIEVEPVEDVDDARLDAWLENTAGALNQFPVEGTLEFDGATITRVDPQPGAVVPPGPLRERLLAVVLDADGDNVVQAGAEPVEPETTVEDVDAVLAQAERAVSAPVTLSRGDRGVTFSPDDIGNLLAVARDGGDLRLEVDPASLADVVAASTLEAFATEPVDARFTVSGGAVSISPSREGFRFDPQTAAAQLLAVATSEGPRDATLEGEVIPPQLSTADAEALRIVERVSTFTTEFPAAQSRVTNIHRIADLVDGVLLEPGETFSVNRHVGPRTTAKGFVGGGAIFEGEFVEQIGGGVSQFATTLYNAAYFGGYAIPQHKAHSYYISRYPPGREATLNYPDVDLVIRNNSPHGALIKTAHTGTSVTVSIYGTRWVNVESVPGERTNVTAPPLEVRPAPNLAPGGERVVQEGRPGFDITVTRVLTFPDGRVEQERVFTRYLPEPRIVERGP; this is encoded by the coding sequence ATGCGCACACTCATCCCGGCTCCGCCTCGGGGGGGCCCGATCGCACGGGTCCGGCGGGCCGCCACTCTCGGTCTGCTGGCTCTCGCCGCCCTCGCAGCCGTGGCCGCCCTGTCGCTCGGGGGCATGCGCCTGGCGCGCGCGGGCGCGTTGCCCGGCACCCAGGTCGCCGACCTCGAGGTCGGCGGCCTCGCCGAGGGCGAGCTCGCCGCCGCCGTGCGCCGCTACGCGGAGCGCCGCGAGCAGGCGCCGGTGACGGTGGCGTCGAGCGACACCCGGGTGTCGGGCGTCGCCGCGGACCTCGGCTACCGCCTCGACGTCGACGCGACGGTGCAGGCGGTCCTCCGCCGCGGCCGCCAGGCCAACCCCCTCGCCGCGCTCGCCGACCAGCTGCGGGCGTTCGGGGGCACGATCGAGGTCGAACCGGTCGAGGACGTCGACGACGCGCGCCTCGACGCGTGGCTCGAGAACACCGCCGGGGCGCTCAACCAGTTCCCCGTCGAGGGCACCCTCGAGTTCGACGGGGCGACCATCACCCGTGTCGACCCCCAGCCGGGCGCGGTGGTGCCCCCCGGACCGCTCCGCGAGCGCCTGCTCGCCGTGGTCCTCGACGCCGACGGGGACAACGTCGTACAGGCCGGAGCCGAGCCGGTGGAGCCCGAGACCACCGTGGAGGACGTCGACGCGGTGCTGGCCCAGGCCGAGCGGGCGGTCTCAGCGCCCGTGACCCTGTCGCGCGGCGACCGCGGCGTCACGTTCTCACCCGACGACATCGGCAACCTGCTCGCTGTGGCCCGTGACGGCGGGGACCTGCGCCTCGAGGTGGACCCCGCGAGCCTCGCCGACGTGGTCGCCGCGAGCACCCTCGAAGCCTTCGCGACCGAACCGGTCGACGCCCGCTTCACCGTCTCCGGTGGCGCGGTGAGCATCAGCCCCTCCCGCGAGGGCTTCCGCTTCGACCCGCAGACCGCCGCCGCGCAGCTGCTCGCCGTGGCGACATCGGAGGGCCCCCGCGACGCCACCCTCGAGGGTGAGGTCATCCCCCCGCAGCTGTCCACCGCCGACGCCGAGGCCCTGCGCATCGTCGAGCGCGTGTCGACGTTCACCACCGAGTTCCCTGCCGCTCAGAGCAGGGTCACGAACATCCACCGCATCGCCGACCTCGTCGACGGCGTGCTGCTCGAGCCGGGCGAGACCTTCTCGGTGAACCGCCACGTCGGGCCGCGCACCACCGCGAAGGGGTTCGTCGGCGGCGGCGCGATCTTCGAGGGGGAGTTCGTCGAGCAGATCGGCGGTGGCGTCAGCCAGTTCGCGACGACGCTGTACAACGCCGCCTACTTCGGCGGCTACGCCATCCCCCAGCACAAGGCGCACTCCTACTACATCAGCCGCTACCCGCCCGGGCGGGAGGCGACGCTGAACTACCCCGACGTCGACCTCGTCATCCGCAACAACTCGCCCCACGGCGCCCTCATCAAGACCGCGCACACCGGCACGTCGGTCACCGTGTCGATCTACGGCACGCGCTGGGTGAACGTGGAGTCGGTCCCCGGTGAGCGCACGAACGTGACCGCTCCCCCGCTCGAGGTCCGGCCCGCGCCCAACCTGGCGCCGGGCGGCGAACGCGTCGTCCAGGAGGGACGCCCGGGGTTCGACATCACCGTCACCCGCGTGCTCACCTTCCCCGACGGGCGCGTCGAGCAGGAGCGGGTGTTCACCCGCTACCTGCCCGAGCCGCGCATCGTCGAGCGCGGGCCGTAG
- a CDS encoding hemolysin family protein, whose protein sequence is MLTALGLLAVGALIAANGYFVAAEFSFVAARRTRLEEAASAGDRRATLALTVRERLSFMLSGAQLGITATSLLVGYIAEPTLGRALRPLVALAGLGEQAAFGVAFTLGFIVATTAQMVVGELAPKNLAIARAEPVALSLARSTYWYTRLAGPVIRLFDNAANGLLRAVGIAPVQDVPNAVSPEELEHIIAESTREGSLTAGQAGLLSRALDFRSLRAGDVMVARPQIVSIPADATCEDLRRLAVESGHSRFPVVGGDLDDVRGVVQAKDVFRVDAAVRARAPVRSLLQPTLAVPETATVGSLLGELRAAHSPLAVVVDEHGGTAGIVTLEDIVEELVGEIRDEHDPAEPGVQALRDGSFLVPGGWRIDETARDTGVALPEGDYDTVGGLVMASLGRVPEPGDIVEVDGARLQVHSLTGLAVGAVRLVPAGAGSARHGSPHDGDGGPR, encoded by the coding sequence ATGCTGACCGCGCTCGGCCTGCTGGCCGTCGGTGCGCTGATCGCCGCCAACGGCTACTTCGTCGCGGCGGAGTTCTCGTTCGTCGCCGCCCGCCGCACCCGTCTGGAGGAGGCGGCCTCCGCCGGCGACCGCCGCGCCACCCTCGCGCTCACCGTCCGCGAGCGGCTGTCGTTCATGCTCTCGGGCGCCCAGCTCGGGATCACCGCGACGTCCCTGCTCGTGGGCTACATCGCCGAGCCGACCCTCGGCCGCGCGCTTCGACCCCTCGTCGCCCTCGCGGGCCTCGGCGAGCAGGCCGCGTTCGGGGTCGCCTTCACCCTCGGGTTCATCGTGGCCACGACGGCCCAGATGGTCGTCGGCGAGCTCGCCCCGAAGAACCTCGCCATCGCCCGCGCCGAGCCGGTGGCCCTCTCCCTCGCCCGCTCCACCTACTGGTACACCCGCCTGGCCGGCCCGGTCATCCGCCTGTTCGACAACGCCGCGAACGGGCTGCTGCGCGCCGTGGGGATCGCGCCGGTCCAGGACGTGCCGAACGCGGTGTCCCCCGAGGAGCTCGAGCACATCATCGCCGAGTCGACCCGGGAGGGGTCGCTCACCGCCGGCCAGGCGGGCCTGCTGTCACGTGCCCTCGACTTCCGCAGCCTGCGGGCCGGCGACGTCATGGTCGCCCGCCCGCAGATCGTGTCCATCCCCGCCGACGCCACCTGCGAGGACCTGCGCCGCCTCGCCGTGGAGAGCGGGCACTCCCGCTTCCCGGTCGTCGGCGGGGACCTCGACGACGTCCGCGGGGTCGTGCAGGCCAAGGACGTCTTCCGCGTCGACGCGGCGGTGCGCGCGCGCGCGCCGGTCCGCAGCCTGCTGCAGCCCACGCTCGCGGTCCCCGAGACCGCGACGGTCGGCTCGCTGCTCGGCGAGCTGCGCGCCGCCCACAGCCCCCTCGCGGTGGTCGTCGACGAGCACGGCGGCACCGCCGGCATCGTCACCCTCGAAGACATCGTCGAGGAGCTCGTCGGGGAGATCCGCGACGAGCACGACCCGGCCGAACCGGGCGTGCAGGCGCTGCGGGACGGCTCCTTTCTCGTCCCCGGAGGGTGGCGCATCGACGAGACGGCCCGCGACACCGGTGTGGCGCTGCCCGAAGGCGACTACGACACCGTCGGCGGCCTCGTCATGGCCAGCCTCGGGCGGGTACCCGAGCCGGGCGACATCGTGGAGGTCGACGGTGCCCGGCTGCAGGTGCACTCCCTGACAGGCCTTGCCGTCGGCGCTGTCCGCCTCGTCCCCGCGGGCGCCGGGTCGGCGCGTCACGGGTCCCCGCACGACGGCGACGGAGGCCCGCGGTGA